One window of the Labeo rohita strain BAU-BD-2019 chromosome 9, IGBB_LRoh.1.0, whole genome shotgun sequence genome contains the following:
- the prkra gene encoding interferon-inducible double-stranded RNA-dependent protein kinase activator A homolog isoform X1, with translation MADSHATTMANQRCQEKTPIQILHEYGIKIGSAPVYELIQADGDTHQPSFMFSVTLGDITCKGQGSTKKAAKHEAAEAALKLLKRDTQLNDQRDGLSPEVGDTSNPVGVLQELAMQRVWCLPEYVVCMEAGPDHMKEFTVTCRLEGLEESGSGSSKKLARRAAAERMLGKLQSLSGSPEITWSPPSRVYVESLRQCTGEKISLLRRTPLSIPNTEYIQMLLEISLELGFQVTYIDIDELTVNGQYQCLVELSTRPVTVCHGTGMTSSNAHNTAAHNALQYIKMVASKH, from the exons ATGGCTGATTCTCA TGCCACAACCATGGCTAATCAGCGCTGTCAGGAAAAAACACCCATCCAGATCCTGCACGAATATGGCATTAAAATCGGCAGTGCGCCCGTGTACGAGCTCATCCAGGCTGACGGAGACACGCATCAGCCTTCCTTCATGTTCAGTGTCACCTTAGGAGACATCACATGCAAAG GTCAAGGATCTACTAAAAAGGCAGCTAAACATGAAGCTGCAGAAGCCGCCCTGAAGTTATTGAAACGAGACACCCAGCTAAA TGATCAGAGAGATGGTCTTTCTCCTGAAGTCGGTGACACATCCAATCCTGTAGGAGTACTGCAG GAGCTGGCCATGCAGAGGGTTTGGTGTCTGCCGGAGTATGTGGTGTGTATGGAGGCAGGGCCTGATCACATGAAGGAATTCACTGTTACATGCCGTCTGGAAGGACTGGAGGAGTCAG GCTCCGGCAGCTCCAAAAAGCTGGCCAGACGTGCAGCAGCTGAACGCATGCTGGGGAAACTGCAGAGTTTGTCCGGATCTCCGGAGATCACATGG AGCCCACCTTCACGTGTGTATGTGGAAAGTTTACGGCAGTGCACGGGGGAGAAGATTTCCCTCTTGAGGAGGACGCCGCTCAGCATCCCAAACACGGAATACATTCAGATGCTGCTGGAGATCTCACTGGAGCTGGGCTTTCAGGTCACATACATAGACATCG ATGAGCTGACGGTGAACGGCCAGTACCAGTGTTTGGTGGAACTGTCCACCCGGCCGGTGACGGTGTGTCACGGTACAGGGATGACCAGCAGTAACGCCCACAACACTGCAGCACATAACGCCCTGCAGTATATCAAGATGGTTGCTAGTAAACACTAA
- the prkra gene encoding interferon-inducible double-stranded RNA-dependent protein kinase activator A homolog isoform X2: MANQRCQEKTPIQILHEYGIKIGSAPVYELIQADGDTHQPSFMFSVTLGDITCKGQGSTKKAAKHEAAEAALKLLKRDTQLNDQRDGLSPEVGDTSNPVGVLQELAMQRVWCLPEYVVCMEAGPDHMKEFTVTCRLEGLEESGSGSSKKLARRAAAERMLGKLQSLSGSPEITWSPPSRVYVESLRQCTGEKISLLRRTPLSIPNTEYIQMLLEISLELGFQVTYIDIDELTVNGQYQCLVELSTRPVTVCHGTGMTSSNAHNTAAHNALQYIKMVASKH; this comes from the exons ATGGCTAATCAGCGCTGTCAGGAAAAAACACCCATCCAGATCCTGCACGAATATGGCATTAAAATCGGCAGTGCGCCCGTGTACGAGCTCATCCAGGCTGACGGAGACACGCATCAGCCTTCCTTCATGTTCAGTGTCACCTTAGGAGACATCACATGCAAAG GTCAAGGATCTACTAAAAAGGCAGCTAAACATGAAGCTGCAGAAGCCGCCCTGAAGTTATTGAAACGAGACACCCAGCTAAA TGATCAGAGAGATGGTCTTTCTCCTGAAGTCGGTGACACATCCAATCCTGTAGGAGTACTGCAG GAGCTGGCCATGCAGAGGGTTTGGTGTCTGCCGGAGTATGTGGTGTGTATGGAGGCAGGGCCTGATCACATGAAGGAATTCACTGTTACATGCCGTCTGGAAGGACTGGAGGAGTCAG GCTCCGGCAGCTCCAAAAAGCTGGCCAGACGTGCAGCAGCTGAACGCATGCTGGGGAAACTGCAGAGTTTGTCCGGATCTCCGGAGATCACATGG AGCCCACCTTCACGTGTGTATGTGGAAAGTTTACGGCAGTGCACGGGGGAGAAGATTTCCCTCTTGAGGAGGACGCCGCTCAGCATCCCAAACACGGAATACATTCAGATGCTGCTGGAGATCTCACTGGAGCTGGGCTTTCAGGTCACATACATAGACATCG ATGAGCTGACGGTGAACGGCCAGTACCAGTGTTTGGTGGAACTGTCCACCCGGCCGGTGACGGTGTGTCACGGTACAGGGATGACCAGCAGTAACGCCCACAACACTGCAGCACATAACGCCCTGCAGTATATCAAGATGGTTGCTAGTAAACACTAA